A stretch of Mucilaginibacter terrae DNA encodes these proteins:
- the folB gene encoding dihydroneopterin aldolase encodes MIKVGLYSAEFFARHGYYKEEQILGNRFLVTIEATFNPQHPAINDDLEKTLNYEALCEVAHENMKYPQKLLETVAQGMADAIMQQFPYINHLQVEVKKLNPPLKGQVAASGVTVYVDNN; translated from the coding sequence ATGATTAAAGTTGGACTTTACAGCGCCGAGTTTTTTGCGCGGCACGGCTATTATAAAGAAGAACAAATTTTAGGGAACCGTTTTTTGGTTACTATCGAAGCTACCTTCAATCCGCAGCACCCGGCCATAAACGATGATCTGGAAAAAACGCTCAATTATGAGGCCTTGTGCGAGGTTGCGCATGAAAACATGAAGTACCCGCAAAAACTACTCGAAACCGTGGCGCAGGGCATGGCCGATGCTATTATGCAGCAATTTCCATACATTAATCATTTACAGGTGGAAGTAAAGAAACTTAACCCGCCCTTGAAAGGGCAGGTGGCAGCATCAGGCGTTACCGTTTATGTTGATAATAATTAG
- a CDS encoding acyl-CoA thioesterase, with the protein MTENLANYKFKAPVPIRFSDIDAYGNVSNTIYLTYFEIARLSYWKEVAEWDWNNCGVILGRSEINYLKPIKVDDQIACYLRTSRIGNSSFDVTYVLVKINANGEEEICTTGKSVCITYDYPNLKSVPIPARERQRMIDYDEPGLITNTN; encoded by the coding sequence ATGACTGAAAATTTAGCTAATTATAAATTCAAAGCTCCCGTTCCTATCCGTTTTTCGGATATAGATGCTTACGGAAACGTAAGTAACACTATATATCTTACTTACTTTGAGATTGCCCGCCTGAGTTATTGGAAAGAAGTTGCGGAGTGGGACTGGAACAATTGCGGTGTTATTTTAGGCCGATCGGAAATAAACTACCTTAAACCAATTAAGGTTGACGATCAGATTGCCTGCTACCTGCGCACATCACGCATTGGCAACAGTAGTTTTGATGTAACCTATGTACTGGTGAAAATTAATGCTAACGGCGAAGAGGAAATTTGCACAACGGGCAAATCGGTTTGCATTACTTATGATTACCCGAACCTTAAATCAGTGCCTATACCCGCACGCGAGCGCCAACGCATGATTGATTATGACGAGCCGGGATTGATTACCAATACCAACTAA
- a CDS encoding Hsp20/alpha crystallin family protein, with protein MTLVKFNNGHRKPVAAPRFIDVFDSIFNDQFLNAAPQSKVPAVNVAENETAFDIELAVPGLKKEDFKINVEKDLLTISAEVKQEEATEGKKYTKKEFGYQSFSRSFTLPETVDQNNIEASYTDGILKLTIAKKEEAKIQPREIAVK; from the coding sequence ATGACTTTAGTAAAATTTAACAACGGACACAGAAAACCAGTAGCTGCACCTCGTTTTATCGATGTATTTGATTCCATATTTAACGATCAGTTTTTAAACGCTGCACCACAAAGCAAAGTTCCGGCTGTAAACGTAGCCGAAAACGAAACTGCATTTGATATTGAACTGGCAGTACCGGGTTTAAAGAAAGAAGATTTTAAGATTAACGTTGAAAAAGACCTATTAACCATAAGTGCCGAAGTTAAACAGGAAGAAGCAACCGAAGGTAAAAAGTATACTAAAAAAGAGTTTGGCTACCAATCATTCAGCCGCTCATTTACCTTACCCGAAACTGTTGATCAAAACAACATCGAAGCTTCGTACACCGATGGTATATTGAAATTAACCATCGCCAAAAAAGAAGAAGCTAAAATTCAACCGCGCGAAATTGCGGTGAAATAA
- a CDS encoding YajQ family cyclic di-GMP-binding protein — translation MPSFDIVSKIDAQTFDNAINNAKKEILNRYDFNDSKSTVDHDKKTNQITVVTENDMRLKAIQDSIISRMVKQGLDPKALDFGKEEYASGNMVRKEINIKEGVDKEVAKKIVKKIKDSGLKVQASIMDDQVRVQGKKLDDLQAVISLCRGEDFGQPLQFINMRN, via the coding sequence ATGCCATCATTTGATATTGTAAGTAAAATAGACGCACAAACCTTTGATAATGCTATTAATAACGCTAAAAAGGAAATTTTGAACCGTTATGATTTTAACGATTCGAAAAGTACGGTAGACCACGATAAAAAAACAAATCAGATTACGGTGGTAACTGAAAATGATATGCGCTTGAAAGCCATCCAGGATTCGATCATTAGCCGTATGGTTAAACAGGGCCTCGACCCTAAAGCGCTTGATTTTGGCAAGGAAGAGTATGCCTCGGGCAACATGGTTCGTAAAGAAATAAACATTAAAGAAGGTGTTGATAAGGAAGTTGCCAAAAAAATAGTTAAAAAAATAAAAGACAGCGGCCTTAAAGTGCAGGCCTCTATAATGGACGACCAGGTACGCGTGCAAGGCAAAAAACTCGACGACCTGCAAGCGGTTATCAGCCTTTGCCGCGGCGAAGATTTTGGCCAGCCGCTGCAGTTTATTAATATGAGAAATTAA
- the ppk1 gene encoding polyphosphate kinase 1: protein MATKNIPLINREISWLYFNDRVLQEAADITVPLIDRIKFLAIFSSNLDEFYRVRVATLSRLTNLNEKSKALLGYNPKKVLNQIKSIVVKQEKKFHNLYENIIIKQLAEEKIFLLNEKQLNVARGAFVKKHFREKLLSTLVPIMLEDEKAIPMLHDRAIYFFVKLTKGRKSRLALIELPANISRFLILPETNQLKFIILIDDIIRYSLEDIFFIFEYDSMEAYSIQLTRDAELDLDKELSEKFIDALSKSLQKRKKGRPMRMLYDAEMPEDMVAYLKRKLGLNTENMIPGNRYQNFKDFIAFPNVGGPELEYNRTKALPVDGLSFGKSLMSYVANKDYLISTPYQSYDYVIHFLREAAIDPKVTEINISVYRLAKDSRIMHALVNAAQNGKKVNCLIELRARFDEQNNIQWTRRLEDEGIKVIHGVPGYKVHAKICLVVRMEKGKPAYYGCLSTGNFNEKTAAIYADHTLLTANKKITGDMLNVFRAINKGQLAKDIKHLVVSPIDSRPAIYRNIDNEIANAKAGKPAYMILKMNSLADEQLIEKLYEASNAGVKIQMIIRGMCCLVPGVEGFSKNIKVYSIVDKYLEHARVHVFANGGKELVYLTSADFMSRNIDNRVEVGFPIYDEDIKQEIRDILDIQLRDNTKSREINKSNTNRYHRTKTDVNHRSQVEIYDYLKQINT, encoded by the coding sequence ATGGCTACTAAAAACATCCCTTTAATTAATCGCGAGATTAGCTGGTTATACTTTAACGACCGTGTACTGCAGGAAGCGGCCGATATAACCGTTCCCCTAATTGACCGGATTAAGTTTTTAGCCATATTTTCGTCCAACCTTGATGAATTTTACCGGGTACGTGTAGCCACGCTATCAAGATTAACAAACCTGAACGAAAAATCGAAAGCCTTATTAGGATATAACCCTAAAAAGGTACTTAATCAAATTAAAAGCATAGTAGTTAAGCAGGAAAAGAAGTTTCATAACCTGTACGAGAACATCATTATTAAGCAACTGGCCGAAGAAAAGATATTTCTTCTAAACGAAAAGCAACTAAACGTAGCCCGTGGTGCTTTTGTTAAAAAACACTTTAGGGAAAAATTGCTTTCAACCCTGGTGCCCATTATGCTGGAGGATGAAAAGGCTATCCCGATGCTGCATGACCGTGCTATTTACTTTTTTGTAAAGCTTACCAAAGGACGTAAATCACGATTGGCGCTAATTGAGCTTCCTGCTAATATATCGCGTTTTCTCATACTACCCGAAACCAATCAGTTAAAGTTTATCATCCTCATTGATGATATTATCAGGTATAGCCTCGAAGATATCTTCTTTATTTTTGAGTATGATAGCATGGAGGCTTACTCCATACAGCTTACCCGCGATGCCGAGCTTGATCTGGATAAGGAACTGAGTGAAAAGTTTATCGATGCCCTTTCTAAAAGTTTGCAAAAGCGTAAAAAAGGCCGCCCCATGCGTATGCTGTATGATGCTGAGATGCCCGAAGATATGGTGGCCTATCTTAAACGCAAATTGGGGCTAAATACCGAAAATATGATACCCGGCAACAGGTATCAGAACTTTAAGGATTTTATTGCTTTCCCTAACGTAGGCGGCCCCGAACTGGAATATAACCGAACCAAGGCTTTGCCGGTGGATGGCCTTTCGTTTGGTAAAAGTTTAATGAGTTATGTGGCTAATAAAGATTATTTGATAAGTACGCCATACCAGAGTTATGATTATGTAATTCACTTTTTACGCGAGGCCGCTATTGACCCTAAAGTTACCGAAATCAATATATCCGTATATCGCCTGGCCAAAGATTCGCGCATTATGCATGCATTGGTTAATGCTGCGCAAAATGGTAAAAAGGTGAACTGTTTGATCGAGCTTCGTGCTCGTTTTGATGAACAGAACAACATCCAATGGACACGTCGTTTAGAAGATGAGGGGATTAAAGTAATACATGGCGTTCCTGGCTATAAAGTGCATGCTAAAATATGTTTGGTGGTGCGTATGGAGAAAGGTAAGCCCGCATATTACGGCTGTTTATCAACCGGCAACTTTAACGAAAAAACAGCCGCTATTTACGCCGACCATACCCTGCTTACCGCCAATAAAAAAATAACCGGCGATATGCTGAATGTGTTTCGCGCAATAAATAAGGGGCAGTTGGCTAAGGATATCAAGCACCTTGTCGTGTCGCCCATTGATTCGCGGCCGGCTATTTACCGTAATATAGATAATGAAATAGCTAATGCCAAGGCAGGCAAGCCGGCTTATATGATATTGAAGATGAATAGCCTTGCCGATGAACAGCTGATTGAAAAATTGTACGAAGCCAGCAATGCCGGGGTTAAAATACAAATGATAATTAGGGGCATGTGCTGTTTAGTGCCCGGAGTAGAGGGCTTTAGTAAGAATATAAAAGTTTATAGTATAGTTGATAAATACCTGGAACATGCGCGTGTACACGTATTTGCAAACGGTGGTAAAGAACTGGTTTACCTTACCTCGGCCGATTTTATGAGCCGTAACATTGACAATAGGGTAGAAGTTGGTTTCCCCATTTATGATGAAGATATTAAACAGGAAATAAGAGATATACTGGATATCCAACTGCGTGATAATACCAAATCGCGCGAGATCAATAAGAGCAATACTAACAGATACCATCGTACCAAAACCGATGTAAACCACCGGTCGCAGGTAGAGATATACGATTATTTAAAACAAATAAACACCTAA
- a CDS encoding Ppx/GppA phosphatase family protein, with the protein MRYAAIDTGSNAVRLLIADIIQNDGNITFKKNTLVRVPLRLGDDAFLDKHISDKKADDLVKTMAAFKNLMDVYKVSDYMACATSAMREAKNGPELIKRIKQEANLDLEIIHGEVEAGIIYASHIGVDLDESKTYLYIDVGGGSTELSLFANGEQIASQSFNIGTIRILDNQDKDETWREMQDFVRKHTKPYKIIYGVGTGGNINKLFKLSDEKDGEPLSYIKLKSLYNYLSSYSLKDRINVLKLNQDRADVIIPACEIYTTVMKWANIKSIYVPSVGMADGIIQTLIEKNLLKKN; encoded by the coding sequence TTGAGATACGCAGCCATAGACACCGGATCGAACGCAGTTCGCCTGCTTATAGCCGATATTATACAGAATGACGGGAACATTACGTTCAAAAAAAACACCCTCGTGCGCGTACCCCTGCGCCTGGGTGACGATGCCTTTTTAGATAAGCATATATCAGACAAAAAAGCCGATGACTTGGTAAAAACCATGGCTGCCTTCAAAAACCTAATGGATGTGTATAAGGTGAGCGATTATATGGCCTGTGCAACATCGGCTATGCGCGAGGCTAAAAATGGCCCGGAGCTTATTAAGCGTATTAAACAAGAGGCAAATCTCGATCTGGAGATTATTCATGGAGAGGTTGAGGCCGGTATTATTTATGCCAGTCATATTGGTGTTGATTTAGATGAAAGCAAAACCTATCTATACATTGACGTAGGCGGCGGCAGCACCGAACTGTCGTTGTTTGCCAATGGCGAACAAATTGCTTCACAATCATTTAACATTGGTACTATTCGTATACTCGATAATCAGGACAAAGATGAAACCTGGCGCGAAATGCAGGACTTTGTTCGTAAACATACCAAGCCATATAAAATTATTTATGGCGTGGGTACAGGCGGTAATATTAACAAATTATTTAAGCTGAGCGATGAGAAAGACGGCGAGCCTCTAAGTTATATCAAGCTCAAATCACTATACAATTACCTGTCGTCGTACTCGCTTAAAGACCGCATCAACGTATTGAAACTCAACCAGGACAGGGCTGATGTTATTATTCCTGCATGTGAGATTTACACCACGGTAATGAAATGGGCTAACATCAAATCAATATATGTACCGAGTGTTGGAATGGCTGATGGCATCATCCAAACATTAATTGAAAAGAATTTATTGAAAAAAAATTAA
- a CDS encoding UbiX family flavin prenyltransferase, whose product MMKKKIVVAITGASGAIYAKLLLDKLQQLNDQIADVGIIMSTNAKQVWETELDNTDYQQMPFKFYDKHDFMAPFASGSARYDTMVVIPCSMGTLGRIASGVSDDLVTRAADVILKERRKLILVARDTPLNLIHIRNMATVTEAGGIICPAVPSFYSKPQTIEEVAMTVVNRVIDLIGLENESYRWSEE is encoded by the coding sequence ATGATGAAGAAAAAGATCGTAGTTGCTATTACCGGAGCCAGTGGCGCTATATACGCCAAATTATTATTAGATAAATTACAGCAGCTAAATGATCAAATTGCCGATGTTGGCATCATCATGTCAACCAACGCCAAACAGGTTTGGGAAACCGAACTCGACAATACCGATTACCAGCAAATGCCCTTCAAGTTTTACGATAAGCACGACTTTATGGCCCCATTTGCATCAGGCTCGGCACGCTATGATACCATGGTGGTTATCCCATGCTCAATGGGCACACTGGGCCGCATTGCATCGGGCGTATCTGATGATCTGGTAACCCGTGCTGCCGATGTTATATTAAAAGAGCGGCGCAAACTCATTTTAGTAGCCCGCGATACGCCATTGAACCTCATCCACATCCGCAATATGGCAACCGTTACCGAAGCCGGCGGCATTATTTGTCCTGCTGTTCCCTCATTTTACAGTAAGCCTCAAACCATTGAAGAAGTAGCCATGACGGTGGTAAACCGGGTTATTGATTTGATAGGGCTGGAGAATGAGAGTTATAGGTGGAGTGAGGAGTAG
- the thrS gene encoding threonine--tRNA ligase has protein sequence MINITLPDGSVRQYDKGITSMQIAQSISEGLARNVLAAEVDGMVWDASRPIEQDASVKLLTWTNDEGKATFWHSSAHLMAEALEALYPGTKFGIGPAIETGFYYDVDFGDRTFSQEDFKQIEDKMLELAKTKAEYIRKPVSKDEAIAYFTDKGDEYKLDLIKDLPDGSITFYSQGNFTDLCRGPHIPNTGFIKAVKLMNVAGAYWRGDESRKQLTRIYAVTFPKAGELTEYLHMLEEAKKRDHRKLGKELELFAFSEKVGMGLPLWLPKGTALRERLVNFLQRAQVSAGYEQVITPHIGHKNLYVTSGHYEKYGKDSFQPIQTPQEGEEFFLKPMNCPHHCEIYKTKPRSYKDLPVRFAEFGTVYRYEQSGELHGLTRVRGFTQDDAHLFCRPDQVKEEFKKVIDLVLYVFNALGFEDYTAQVSLRDPENKAKYIGTDENWQLAESAIIEAADEKGLRTVVELGEAAFYGPKLDFMVKDALGRKWQLGTIQVDYNLPERFELEYTGSDNQKHRPVMIHRAPFGSLERFVAVLIEHCAGNFPLWLSPEQYVILPISEKYEDYAKKLSQMLNNSDIRGLIDFRDEKIGRKIRDAEVKKIPYMLIVGEKEAAEGTLSVRKHGTGDLGSMSIEDFKQQLIKEITI, from the coding sequence ATGATTAACATTACACTTCCTGATGGTTCCGTTCGTCAGTACGACAAAGGAATCACTTCCATGCAAATTGCACAGTCAATTTCTGAAGGTTTGGCCCGTAACGTTTTAGCCGCCGAGGTTGATGGTATGGTTTGGGATGCAAGTCGCCCCATTGAGCAAGATGCCAGCGTTAAACTGTTAACCTGGACAAACGATGAAGGTAAAGCCACATTCTGGCACTCATCGGCCCACTTAATGGCCGAGGCGTTAGAAGCCCTTTATCCGGGTACCAAGTTTGGTATTGGCCCGGCTATCGAAACCGGCTTTTACTACGATGTTGACTTTGGCGATCGCACATTTTCGCAGGAAGATTTCAAGCAAATTGAAGACAAAATGCTCGAGCTGGCTAAAACCAAGGCCGAGTATATACGCAAACCGGTAAGTAAAGACGAGGCCATTGCCTACTTTACCGATAAGGGCGACGAGTACAAACTCGACCTGATCAAAGACCTGCCCGATGGTTCGATAACCTTTTACTCGCAAGGTAACTTTACCGACTTGTGCCGTGGTCCGCATATCCCAAACACCGGCTTTATTAAGGCTGTAAAGCTGATGAACGTGGCTGGCGCTTACTGGCGTGGCGATGAAAGCCGCAAGCAGTTAACCCGTATTTACGCGGTAACTTTCCCTAAAGCGGGTGAGTTGACCGAGTATTTGCACATGCTTGAGGAAGCCAAAAAGCGCGACCATCGTAAACTGGGTAAGGAGTTGGAACTATTTGCCTTTTCTGAAAAAGTGGGCATGGGTTTACCGTTATGGTTACCTAAAGGCACCGCTTTGCGCGAACGTTTGGTTAATTTTTTACAGCGTGCACAGGTTTCTGCAGGATATGAGCAGGTAATTACCCCGCACATTGGCCATAAAAACTTGTACGTAACTTCGGGCCACTACGAAAAGTATGGTAAGGATAGCTTTCAGCCTATACAAACCCCGCAAGAAGGCGAGGAATTCTTCCTTAAACCGATGAACTGCCCGCACCACTGCGAGATATATAAAACCAAACCACGTTCGTACAAGGATTTGCCTGTACGTTTTGCCGAGTTTGGTACCGTTTACCGTTACGAGCAAAGCGGTGAATTGCACGGCTTAACCCGCGTACGAGGCTTTACTCAGGATGATGCCCACTTGTTTTGCCGCCCCGATCAGGTGAAGGAAGAGTTTAAAAAGGTGATCGACCTGGTATTATATGTATTTAATGCTTTGGGTTTTGAAGATTATACTGCACAGGTATCTCTTCGCGACCCTGAAAATAAAGCCAAATACATTGGCACCGATGAAAACTGGCAACTGGCCGAAAGCGCTATCATTGAAGCTGCCGACGAAAAAGGCCTGCGCACCGTAGTTGAATTAGGCGAAGCGGCATTTTATGGCCCTAAGCTCGATTTTATGGTGAAGGATGCCTTAGGCCGTAAATGGCAGTTAGGAACCATACAGGTTGATTATAACCTACCTGAGCGCTTTGAACTGGAGTACACCGGCAGCGATAACCAAAAGCACCGCCCGGTAATGATTCACCGTGCACCGTTTGGTTCGTTAGAACGTTTTGTGGCTGTTTTAATTGAACATTGTGCCGGTAATTTCCCGTTGTGGTTATCGCCCGAGCAGTATGTTATTTTGCCTATCTCCGAAAAATATGAAGATTATGCAAAAAAACTTTCACAAATGTTAAATAATTCCGATATTCGCGGGCTAATTGACTTTAGAGATGAAAAAATCGGTCGCAAAATACGCGACGCTGAAGTCAAAAAAATCCCATATATGCTGATCGTGGGCGAAAAAGAGGCTGCTGAAGGCACGTTGTCGGTTCGTAAACATGGCACAGGCGATTTGGGAAGCATGAGTATTGAAGATTTTAAACAACAATTAATTAAAGAAATAACCATATAA
- the infC gene encoding translation initiation factor IF-3 yields the protein MALNKPNFRGPRPPFKKKEAEHNINNFIKAPEVRLVGDNVEQGIFSTRDALAIAQEQELDLVEISPNAVPPVCRVIDYNKFIYEQKKKMKEIKSNAKQTIIKEIRFGPNTDDHDFNFKLKHAMGFLESGEKVRAYVHFKGRAIVYKEQGEILLLKFAQALEDVGKVEQLPKLEGKRMFLIMGPKAAKK from the coding sequence TTGGCTTTAAATAAACCGAATTTCAGAGGTCCGCGTCCTCCTTTCAAGAAAAAGGAAGCAGAACACAATATTAATAATTTCATTAAGGCTCCAGAGGTGCGTTTAGTGGGCGATAACGTAGAGCAGGGGATTTTCTCTACCCGCGATGCGCTGGCCATAGCACAAGAACAAGAGCTGGATCTGGTTGAAATATCTCCTAATGCTGTTCCTCCTGTTTGCCGTGTAATTGACTATAACAAGTTCATCTACGAGCAAAAGAAGAAGATGAAGGAGATTAAAAGCAATGCCAAGCAAACGATTATTAAGGAGATCCGTTTCGGACCGAACACCGATGACCATGACTTTAACTTTAAGCTAAAGCATGCTATGGGTTTCCTGGAATCGGGCGAAAAGGTGAGAGCTTATGTTCACTTTAAAGGTCGTGCTATTGTTTATAAGGAGCAAGGAGAGATCCTTTTACTTAAATTTGCACAGGCTTTAGAAGATGTGGGCAAGGTAGAGCAGTTGCCAAAGCTTGAGGGAAAGCGTATGTTTTTAATTATGGGCCCTAAGGCTGCTAAAAAATAA
- the rpmI gene encoding 50S ribosomal protein L35 — protein MPKMKTNSSAKKRFKLTGTGKIARKNAYKSHILTKMSTKRKRALGQTSLVSDADMGNVKRMLCIGK, from the coding sequence ATGCCAAAAATGAAAACCAATTCCAGTGCCAAAAAGCGCTTTAAGCTTACTGGAACCGGTAAAATTGCAAGAAAAAACGCATACAAAAGCCACATCTTAACCAAGATGTCAACCAAACGTAAGCGTGCCTTAGGTCAGACCAGCTTAGTGTCTGATGCCGACATGGGTAACGTTAAACGTATGCTTTGTATCGGAAAGTAA
- the rplT gene encoding 50S ribosomal protein L20 produces the protein MPRSVNAVASRRRRKKIMNLAKGYYGSRSKVYTIAKNTVEKGLQYAYRDRKTKKREFRALWIQRINAGTRQFGISYSQFMGKLNKSEIGLNRKVLADLAMNHPEAFKAVVDAVK, from the coding sequence ATGCCACGTTCAGTTAACGCAGTCGCGTCGAGAAGACGCAGGAAAAAAATCATGAACCTTGCAAAAGGTTACTATGGTTCACGCAGCAAGGTTTACACCATTGCTAAAAACACAGTTGAAAAAGGTTTACAGTACGCTTACCGCGACCGTAAAACCAAAAAAAGAGAGTTCCGTGCTTTATGGATACAACGTATTAACGCTGGTACCCGTCAATTCGGCATTTCTTACTCGCAATTTATGGGTAAGTTAAACAAAAGCGAAATTGGCTTAAACCGTAAAGTATTAGCCGATTTAGCCATGAATCACCCAGAGGCTTTCAAAGCTGTGGTTGACGCTGTTAAATAA
- a CDS encoding MFS transporter, translating to METKNDPKTIRAWAMFDWANSAYNLVITSTIFPAYYAEITTSDKHADRIMFLGREFINTALLDYVLSAAYMIVVLLLPILTSIADYRGNKKSYMQFFTWMGALACCGLFFFKADTLEVSLLFCALAAIGYCSGTVFYNSYLPQIATLEEQDRVSAKGFTYGYIGSVLLQIICFVFIFKPEWFGIPDKAFAARLSFLLVGAWWLAFAQIPFLKLPKGQPNNTNKYQNVLTGGFIELRHVWNKIKNMPVLKRYLSAFFFYSMGVQTIMLVATGFAAKELKLPKESLIITILIIQLVAIAGAALMSKLSSVYGNIKVLMGVVMIWIGVCFAAYFTQNQTQFYLLAVVVGLVMGGIQSLSRSTYSKFLPQNITDTASFFSFYDVTEKLAIVIGLFTFGFVESLTGSMRNSTLVLSVFFIAGLLLLFLLLCTQKREIENITPGTV from the coding sequence ATGGAAACCAAAAACGATCCTAAAACCATACGCGCCTGGGCCATGTTCGATTGGGCAAACTCGGCGTACAACCTGGTTATCACCTCAACTATTTTCCCGGCATATTATGCAGAGATAACAACTTCTGATAAGCACGCTGATAGAATCATGTTTCTCGGGCGGGAATTTATCAATACTGCTTTATTAGATTATGTTCTATCTGCAGCATACATGATTGTGGTTTTGTTGCTACCCATTCTTACATCAATTGCCGATTATCGTGGTAATAAAAAAAGCTATATGCAGTTTTTTACCTGGATGGGGGCTTTGGCTTGTTGTGGTTTGTTTTTTTTTAAAGCCGATACATTAGAAGTAAGCTTATTATTTTGTGCCTTAGCTGCAATTGGCTATTGTAGTGGTACAGTATTTTACAATTCCTATTTGCCGCAAATTGCAACGCTGGAGGAGCAGGATAGAGTTAGTGCAAAAGGTTTTACTTATGGTTATATAGGCAGTGTACTACTTCAAATCATTTGTTTTGTTTTTATATTTAAGCCTGAGTGGTTTGGTATACCTGATAAAGCATTCGCTGCCCGACTTTCATTCTTATTAGTTGGTGCCTGGTGGTTGGCATTTGCTCAAATACCATTCCTTAAATTACCCAAAGGGCAGCCTAATAATACTAATAAATATCAAAATGTACTAACTGGAGGTTTTATCGAGTTAAGACACGTGTGGAATAAAATCAAAAATATGCCGGTTCTAAAACGTTACCTGTCGGCTTTCTTTTTCTACTCAATGGGAGTACAAACAATAATGTTGGTTGCTACAGGTTTCGCTGCAAAAGAACTTAAATTACCTAAAGAAAGCCTCATAATTACCATCTTAATTATACAATTAGTAGCCATTGCAGGTGCTGCTTTAATGTCAAAGTTATCATCCGTATACGGTAATATAAAAGTATTGATGGGCGTGGTTATGATATGGATAGGCGTATGCTTTGCTGCTTATTTTACTCAAAATCAAACCCAGTTTTATTTGCTGGCCGTGGTGGTGGGTTTAGTAATGGGCGGTATACAATCGTTGTCGCGCTCAACATATTCTAAGTTTTTACCGCAAAATATTACCGATACGGCATCGTTCTTCAGTTTTTATGATGTTACCGAAAAACTGGCTATTGTTATCGGATTGTTTACATTTGGCTTTGTGGAGTCTCTTACGGGTAGTATGCGTAACTCTACTTTGGTACTGAGTGTGTTTTTTATTGCAGGGTTACTGCTGCTGTTTTTGCTGTTATGCACACAAAAACGCGAGATAGAAAACATTACGCCCGGCACCGTGTAA
- a CDS encoding (Fe-S)-binding protein, which produces MKVELFVPCFVDQLFPDTAFNTVKVLQKAGCEVNFNPEQTCCGQPAFNGGFWDDAKEVGAKFLNTFRDDDVIVTPSASCTGMVRNYYNDLFTNTTSHNKCRSVQGNIYELSDFLINILQFDAFGAELDGRAVFHDSCAGLRECKIKEEPRRLLSKVYGLELVDLPAGETCCGFGGTFAVKFDAVSSAMAQQKVEHALSVEADYIISTDASCLLHLQGYIDKNNLPIKTYHLADVLANGWGNI; this is translated from the coding sequence ATGAAAGTTGAGTTATTTGTACCGTGTTTTGTTGATCAGTTGTTCCCCGACACGGCTTTTAATACCGTAAAGGTGCTGCAAAAGGCAGGCTGCGAGGTTAATTTTAACCCCGAGCAAACCTGTTGCGGTCAGCCGGCCTTTAATGGTGGTTTTTGGGACGATGCCAAGGAAGTTGGCGCCAAGTTTTTGAATACATTCAGAGATGATGATGTGATTGTAACGCCGTCGGCCTCATGTACCGGTATGGTGCGCAATTATTATAATGATCTTTTCACTAATACTACCTCTCATAACAAATGCCGCTCGGTGCAGGGTAATATTTATGAACTATCTGATTTTCTAATAAATATCCTGCAATTTGATGCTTTTGGGGCTGAGCTCGACGGTCGTGCCGTTTTTCATGACAGTTGTGCCGGTTTGCGCGAGTGCAAAATAAAGGAAGAGCCTCGAAGGCTGCTATCCAAAGTTTACGGCTTGGAACTGGTAGATTTACCTGCCGGTGAAACCTGTTGTGGTTTCGGTGGCACTTTTGCAGTAAAGTTCGATGCTGTATCGAGTGCTATGGCACAACAAAAAGTAGAACATGCCTTATCGGTTGAAGCTGATTATATAATTTCTACTGATGCCTCGTGTCTGCTGCATTTGCAAGGATATATTGATAAGAATAACTTGCCTATAAAAACCTATCACCTTGCCGATGTACTGGCCAACGGGTGGGGGAATATATAA